A single region of the Lotus japonicus ecotype B-129 chromosome 4, LjGifu_v1.2 genome encodes:
- the LOC130714488 gene encoding exocyst complex component EXO70B1 produces MATTTTSLTGGAGGDDRVLAAAQQILKSLKTPKEDRDDMLLIFSTFDNRLSGISDLINNADDSKSSTEEELDRFDAAEKVILSDASLSGEPSHQSTSLFDPPNDPVEYFTAVDEIIQWMEHFSISSAGETVQAVVDRAENAIQLAMSRLEDELRHVLICNTVPPDAVSRCGGSTRRFSTSFGSHDGPIYENLESFGEGSDRGCHRFNPSLGDDLFVDLVRPEAIPNLKDIIDRMVRSGYERECLQVYSGVRRDALDECLIILGVEKLSIEEVQKIDWKSLDEKMKNWVHAVKVVVGVLLSGEKRLCESLFGELEELKEVGFNEIAKGCIMQLFNFAEAIAICKRSPEKLFRILDMYEAWSDALPDLEDMVSVVYVINEAKVVLKGLGEAAKGTFTEFENCIRNETSKKPVLTGDVHPLLRYVMNYLKLLVDYGAAMDSLLEISEEDLYRFQNDLGGDGSQLETMSPLGRQVLLLMSELEYNLEEKSKLYEDAALQQVFLMNNLYYLVRKVKDSDLRTVLGDDWIRKRRGQIRQYATGYLRASWSKALSCLKDEGIGGSSSNASKVALKERFKSFNACFEEIYRVQTAWKVPDEQLREEMRISISEKVIPAYRSFVGRFKSQLEGRHSGKYIKYTPEDLETYLLDLFEGSPAVLHHIRRKST; encoded by the coding sequence atggccaccaccaccaccagtcTTACCGGCGGAGCTGGCGGAGACGACCGTGTCCTCGCGGCGGCTCAACAGATCCTCAAGAGCCTCAAAACCCCCAAGGAGGATCGCGACGACATGCTGTTAATCTTCTCCACCTTCGATAACCGCCTCTCCGGCATCTCCGACCTCATCAACAACGCCGATGACTCCAAATCCTCCACCGAAGAAGAGCTTGACCGCTTCGACGCCGCCGAGAAGGTCATCCTCTCCGACGCTTCTCTCTCCGGCGAGCCTTCGCATCAATCGACGTCGCTGTTTGATCCGCCGAATGATCCCGTTGAGTATTTCACCGCTGTTGATGAGATCATCCAGTGGATGGAGCATTTCTCGATCTCCTCCGCCGGAGAGACCGTCCAGGCCGTAGTTGACCGCGCCGAGAACGCGATCCAGCTCGCTATGTCGAGGCTTGAGGACGAGCTTCGTCACGTGCTGATCTGCAACACCGTCCCTCCCGATGCTGTTAGCCGATGCGGCGGCTCGACCCGGAGATTCTCCACCTCGTTCGGCTCGCACGATGGTCCGATCTATGAGAATCTTGAGAGCTTCGGCGAGGGCAGTGATCGTGGATGTCACCGGTTTAATCCGAGCCTTGGGGATGATTTGTTTGTTGATTTGGTGCGTCCTGAGGCGATTCCGAACCTCAAGGACATCATCGATCGCATGGTTAGGTCTGGTTATGAGAGGGAGTGTCTTCAGGTATATAGCGGTGTTCGTCGTGATGCTTTGGATGAGTGTTTGATTATTCTTGGCGTTGAGAAGCTGAGTATTGAAGAGGTGCAGAAGATTGATTGGAAGAGTTTGgatgagaagatgaagaattggGTGCATGCGGTTAAGGTGGTTGTTGGGGTTTTGTTGAGTGGGGAGAAGAGGCTGTGTGAGAGTTTGTTTGGTGAATTGGAGGAGTTGAAGGAGGTAGGTTTCAATGAGATTGCTAAAGGGTGTATTATGCAGTTGTTCAATTTCGCAGAGGCCATTGCCATTTGTAAGAGGTCGCCGGAGAAGTTGTTCAGGATATTGGATATGTATGAGGCTTGGAGTGATGCTTTGCCTGATTTGGAGGATATGGTTTCGGTTGTGTATGTGATCAATGAGGCCAAGGTGGTGCTGAAGGGGCTTGGTGAGGCAGCCAAAGGGACATTTACTGAGTTTGAGAATTGTATTCGGAATGAGACTTCTAAAAAACCAGTACTCACTGGGGATGTTCATCCTCTGCTTCGATATGTCATGAATTACCTGAAGTTGCTTGTGGATTATGGTGCCGCGATGGATTCACTTTTGGAAATCAGTGAAGAGGATCTTTACCGTTTTCAAAATGATTTGGGTGGTGATGGTTCCCAGTTAGAGACCATGTCCCCGTTAGGGCGTCAAGTACTGTTGTTGATGTCTGAGCTTGAGTACAATCTTGAGGAGAAGTCTAAACTCTATGAGGACGCCGCATTACAGCAGGTGTTTTTGATGAACAATCTATATTACCTGGTGCGGAAAGTGAAGGACTCGGATCTTAGGACTGTGTTGGGTGATGATTGGATTCGTAAGCGCCGCGGTCAGATAAGGCAGTATGCAACAGGCTACCTCAGAGCCTCTTGGAGCAAGGCCTTGTCTTgtttgaaggatgaagggaTTGGAGGGAGCTCTAGTAATGCATCAAAGGTGGCTTTGAAGGAGAGGTTCAAGAGTTTCAATGCATGTTTTGAAGAAATATACAGGGTTCAGACTGCTTGGAAGGTACCGGATGAACAGCTTCGTGAGGAGATGCGAATATCTATATCAGAGAAGGTGATTCCTGCATACCGCTCGTTTGTGGGGAGGTTTAAGAGTCAGCTAGAGGGAAGGCATTCGGGGAAATACATTAAGTATACACCAGAGGATCTAGAGACCTATTTATTAGATTTATTTGAAGGATCCCCTGCTGTGTTGCATCACATAAGGAGAAAGAGTACATAG